CGCATTATCAAAAGCATCTTTCATAACTTCCTTAATTTGATTTGGATCTGGTTTTTTGCCCCCCATTAAATCTCCAAAATAAACACAAGCCCCTTCCCCTAAAGCCCATGTATAAGCACCAGCCCAAGAAGCGGCTACCACAGAACCAAATCCCGGTACAAACTTAATTAACTCTCTACCTATGGCTTGTGCTAAAAATCCTCCTGCGATCGCACTTAAAATACCACCTGCTTGAGAAGCGCTGATTTTCTGTCCATAAAGTTGACCTAATACCCCCACCATCGTCACTTCTAAGGCAGTTAAAACGGGCATCGTAGCAAAAGGTAAAGGCACTGCCGCAACCGTACCAGCCATAATGGAAAAGGCTAGGATATAACGCCTAGCCACATCTCTATAAATGCTTCCTAATTGAGAGTCCACTGTTTGATCTAATAACTTGTGAATTGTTTGAGCTTCAGCAGAAGGTAATAACTCCGCTAAAGAATCTCTTAGGGCTTCTAAACCATAAAAAACAGGATTATATTCATCTTCTTCTAGGGTAAAATCAATTAAAACAGCTTGGTCAAATAATCCTTGAAAAGTATTTTTAATTTCTATAAATGCCCTATCTATTTCAGAAAAAGTGGGGGGATAATCAGGGTGATTAGTGTCACAATTAGGGTAAAGTTCATGTAACGATGTAACTACCAGTAAGCAAGGAATCTGAGGATATTTTTTCTGGAGATTTTCCGCTACCATCTTAAGGCTATCCGTAGCGAAATCGTTAATTTTCACCGTAAGAATTAATATTCTGGCTTTTTTGCTTTCTCGCTCTAATTCAGCCGTTAATTCTTCAATTATGACCTCTGTACTGTTATTTATATCTCCTAAACCAACGGTATCAGTAAAAATTAATAGAGGTAAATCTTCCGAAGGATAAGCATAACGCTCGGTATGTTGAGTATGAGGGCGAAACCCCTGCCCCACAATTTCCTTTCCTACCCCAGTTAATCCCCTCACAATAGAGCTTTTTCCTGCTTGTGGTTTTCCAATCAAAAGAGCTTCAGTAGTGGGAAGTTGCGATCGCACTTCTGCTAATATTTTTTTTATTTCCTCTTCGTCAACTCGAAATAAATTAAGTGCTTTTTTAGCGGTGTCTCTGACAGAAGGCAGTTTCATTCTTCTTGGTTAAACAATCTTAGATTAGATCAAATTAAATTATATATAGCAATCCTAAATCATTTTTGAGAATTATCCTCTAAACAAAAATAAAAACACCTGAGTTAGTAGTTCGGAATTTTTAATTTTTAATTTTTAATTATTCACCTTTGCCCCTTGCCCTTTTCACTATCACTCATAGATGAAAATTTATCCCGAACTCAGATTCAGATAACTATAATAATCTTTTGCACAAAAAAAGAGGGCTGTTAACCCTCCTTTATTATATACCCCCAAGGGAATTCGAATCCCTGTCGCCTCCGTGAAAGGGAGGTGTCCTAGGCCTCTAGACGATGGGGGCTTGGACTTGTAACGCTTGACTTGCTTTGTTTTCGCTCGTTTAACGCACATATATTAATATAACGAACCTTTTAAAAAAAGTCAACAAAAAAACCAACTTTTCACAAAATTTTTTTTCAATAACCCCAAAACTTAGACAAAAAGTAAGAAAGAAGCCGGTGACAGGGTATTGAGATGTTAGGGTTCAAAGTTCAGCTTCGGCTCTTGCACTCCCTTCGCTCGTGAACGGGGTTCGGAGTATTGTAAGGTGTTGACAGATAAGGTGAGAAGCAAGAGAGTCATAATTAATTTAAAGGAAAAACTATTTAAAATCAATTTAAAAGTATTTTATGTTAATCATTAATGCTTTTGCTTGTTTTCTGTTCCCTATTGCTTACCCGAACCGACAATTTTTTATCGAACTCAGGTAAAATTAATAGGTCTTAGGCTATGCAGTTACTAAAACTTTATTGTTAGCTTTCCCCTTGCTAGTTTTTTCTCTCAATGCTACTAATAAAGCGTCAACATTAGCTTTAGCATCACCGAAAAGCATTTTTGTATTTTCTTTATAAAATAAAGGATTATCCACTCCTGCATAACCAGTGGCTAAACTACGTTTCATCACAATACTGTTTTCTGCTTTCCATACTTCTAATACAGGCATACCTGCGATCGCACTATTGGGGTCTTCTAAAGCGCTAGGATTAACAGTATCATTTGCTCCAATCACTAAAACCACATCAGTCTCAGAAAAATCTTCGTTAATTTCGTCCATTTCTAAAACAATGTCATAGGGAACATTTGCTTCTGCTAACAATACATTCATATGACCGGGTAAACGTCCTGCTACGGGGTGAATACCAAAACGAACATTAATTTTGCGATCGCGCAATAACTTAGTAATTTCAGAAACTCCGTGTTGTGCTTGAGCAACAGCCATGCCATAACCGGGGGTAATGATGACATTTTTAGCATTAACTAATAAATCAGCAACTTCTTCCACATTAGTAGCAACAGCTTCTCCCACTTCTTGTTTTTGAGCAGAATTACTCTTGTTAGAACTTCCTTCGCCAAATCCTCCTAAAATAACACTAATAAAAGAACGATTCATCGCTTTACACATGATATAACTTAAAATCGCCCCACTACTACCCACTAAAGCACCAGTAATAATTAATAAATCATTATTGAGCATAAAACCTGCGGCCGCCGCAGCCCATCCAGAATAACTATTTAACATAGAGATAACCACTGGCATGTCTGCCCCACCAATAGCGGCAACAAGATGGATTCCTAACAAACAAGCAATACCCGTCATAATGAGGAGAGGTTGTAAGCCAAATTCGGAGTGAAGAAAATCATAACCCAAATAAATGGTTGCGCCTAACATTCCTATATTCAGTAGATGTCTAGCCGGTAACATCAAAGGTTTTGAACTAATGATTGCTCTTAATTTACCAAAAGCGACAATTGAACCAGTAAAAGTAACCGCACCGATAAATACTCCTACATAAATCTCTATTTGATGAATAAAGGCCTCTGCACCCACTAACCCTGATTCAGGTTGTAAGTAATTACCTACTCCCACTAAAACGGCGGCTAAACCGACAAAACTATGCAGAATTGCTACTAACTCCGGCATCGCCGTCATCGCCACTCTACTGGCTAAGATTGCCCCAATAATTACCGCAGGAATAATCGCCCCTATCAACGTGGTATAGTTTGTTACTTGTGGACTAAATGCTGTGGCAATAAATGCGATCGCCATTCCCGAAATTCCGTATATATTACCTTTCTGGGCAGTTTCTTGATTAGATAACCCTGCTAGACTAAGGATAAACAAAGCACTAGCACCAATATACGCTACTGTAATTAAATTCTGACTCATAAAGATTGATTTGTAGCTATTTCTATTTACATTCAAGAATTATTTTCTTCTCTACTATCAGGTTATAAAATTTATCGGGGTTCAATTGTTAAGAATGTTTTAAAAGTGAATAGTGAATAGTGAATAATTAAAAACTCTGTTCACGACTGAAAGGAGTGTACAAGCACAGCAAACTCTCATTTCCCCCTCTCACCCCTTCCCCTCATCTCCCCATCTCCTCCTCACCTGCAATCCGAAACCTGAAACCTGACACCTTTTCTCCACTCATTACTTGTTTCCCCCTTCCCCTCATCTCTAGCTATGAATTTTTAGTCTTAAAATGCGTAATAATTTCTCGAACTCTTGGGGTAAAGGTGCGATCGCTTCTAAGGTATTATTAGTGATAGGATGAGTTAAAGTGAGACGAAAAGCGTGTAGGGCTTGTCCTGTCAGATTAACTCCGACGGATTTGCCATGAGAAGAATATAAAGGATCTCCGATGATAGGATGTCCTATATGACTGCTATGTACCCTAATTTGGTGAGTTCTGCCTGTTTCTAATTCATAGTGAATTAAACTATAATTACCGATTCTTTCTTTTAATAGCCAATGGGTAACAGCCGGTTTTCCTCCTTTATCCTCCGATAAAATTGACATTTTTTTGCGATCGCATGGATGTCTGCCGATGGGTAAATTCACGATACCACTTGAAACCGAAGGAGAACCATAAACAACCCCTAAATACTCTCTTTTTGCCGTTTTTGCCTTGATTTGTCCCTGTAAATGGTGTAAAACTGGCTCTGTTTTAGCTACTACCATCGCTCCTGTTGTATCTTTGTCTAGTCTATGAACTATGCCGGGACGTTCAACACCACCAATACCTTTTAAATCAGGACAATGGGATAATAAAGCATTTACTAAAGTTCCCTGACTATGACCCGGTGCTGGATGTACCACAAAGTTAGCAGGTTTATTGATAATGAGTAAATATTCATCCTCATAAAGAATATCTAGGGGAATAGCTTCGGGGATAAGATGAGAAGAAACAGGAGGCGGTATTCTAACTATTACTTCATCTCCTGTTTTTAAAATAGTTTTT
This is a stretch of genomic DNA from Cyanobacterium aponinum PCC 10605. It encodes these proteins:
- a CDS encoding RluA family pseudouridine synthase, with the protein product MTSEQYQQKLVVDKGGIRIDVWLGDNIDSISRSRLQKLISEGQVIVNQQVCESKKTILKTGDEVIVRIPPPVSSHLIPEAIPLDILYEDEYLLIINKPANFVVHPAPGHSQGTLVNALLSHCPDLKGIGGVERPGIVHRLDKDTTGAMVVAKTEPVLHHLQGQIKAKTAKREYLGVVYGSPSVSSGIVNLPIGRHPCDRKKMSILSEDKGGKPAVTHWLLKERIGNYSLIHYELETGRTHQIRVHSSHIGHPIIGDPLYSSHGKSVGVNLTGQALHAFRLTLTHPITNNTLEAIAPLPQEFEKLLRILRLKIHS
- a CDS encoding YcjF family protein, which translates into the protein MKLPSVRDTAKKALNLFRVDEEEIKKILAEVRSQLPTTEALLIGKPQAGKSSIVRGLTGVGKEIVGQGFRPHTQHTERYAYPSEDLPLLIFTDTVGLGDINNSTEVIIEELTAELERESKKARILILTVKINDFATDSLKMVAENLQKKYPQIPCLLVVTSLHELYPNCDTNHPDYPPTFSEIDRAFIEIKNTFQGLFDQAVLIDFTLEEDEYNPVFYGLEALRDSLAELLPSAEAQTIHKLLDQTVDSQLGSIYRDVARRYILAFSIMAGTVAAVPLPFATMPVLTALEVTMVGVLGQLYGQKISASQAGGILSAIAGGFLAQAIGRELIKFVPGFGSVVAASWAGAYTWALGEGACVYFGDLMGGKKPDPNQIKEVMKDAFDNAKKKFK
- the pntB gene encoding Re/Si-specific NAD(P)(+) transhydrogenase subunit beta: MSQNLITVAYIGASALFILSLAGLSNQETAQKGNIYGISGMAIAFIATAFSPQVTNYTTLIGAIIPAVIIGAILASRVAMTAMPELVAILHSFVGLAAVLVGVGNYLQPESGLVGAEAFIHQIEIYVGVFIGAVTFTGSIVAFGKLRAIISSKPLMLPARHLLNIGMLGATIYLGYDFLHSEFGLQPLLIMTGIACLLGIHLVAAIGGADMPVVISMLNSYSGWAAAAAGFMLNNDLLIITGALVGSSGAILSYIMCKAMNRSFISVILGGFGEGSSNKSNSAQKQEVGEAVATNVEEVADLLVNAKNVIITPGYGMAVAQAQHGVSEITKLLRDRKINVRFGIHPVAGRLPGHMNVLLAEANVPYDIVLEMDEINEDFSETDVVLVIGANDTVNPSALEDPNSAIAGMPVLEVWKAENSIVMKRSLATGYAGVDNPLFYKENTKMLFGDAKANVDALLVALREKTSKGKANNKVLVTA